The following proteins come from a genomic window of Theileria equi strain WA chromosome 2 map unlocalized gcontig_1105316255037, whole genome shotgun sequence:
- a CDS encoding conserved hypothetical protein (encoded by transcript BEWA_039690A), producing the protein MFSSTLQDKILPLFKREEGLEKELKNLSKYEKIVDSEKQSLEGNTKRQLNGPARRAFEFSEVYGECLDKCASKALRSTLRKANLDSLLPEDVPVVPSKDLLTAKTSGEKALVDLVGQILNQDTTENPKPTAEFVVKGQLNKQLKDKVRAEELKCEVQCAQKFMDKLVEH; encoded by the exons aTGTTTTCGTCAACTTTACAAGATAAGATCCTCCCTCTGTTCAAGAGAGAAGAAGGTCTGGAGAAGGAGCTCAAAAATCTCTCGAAATATGAAAAGATTGTAGATTCCGAAAAACAGTCGTTAGAAG GTAACACCAAAAGGCAACTAAACGGCCCTGCGAGAAGAGCGTTCGAGTTCTCAGAGGTCTACGGCGAATGCTTAGATAAATGTGCATCAAAGGCACTGAGGAGTACACTCAGGAAAGCCAACTTGGATAGTCTGCTGCCGGAAGATGTCCCAGTGGTCCCCTCGAAGGATCTCCTAACGGCCAAAACTTCCGGTGAAAAAGCACTTGTGGACCTTGTAGGACAGATACTCAACCAGGACACGACAGAAAACCCCAAACCAACAGCAGAGTTTGTAGTAAAAGGCCAGTTGAATAAACAGCTCAAGGATAAAGTCAGAGCAGAAGAGCTGAAATGTGAAGTCCAGTGCGCACAAAAGTTTATGGACAAGCTTGTCGAGCATTAG
- a CDS encoding flavodoxin domain containing protein (encoded by transcript BEWA_039680A) — MRVSIIYATETGASEVAAFETYLFFYKRGLSVDVYNASSISLLTLFSYDYTIFFIPTAAFGEFPRGISHVVEAIIAVKHVPISYTIFGLGDSRYPLYNYAARKFQTLLNSVGATLFFPVALGDDQHPMGYDGELVVWRQDLLSHLDPSAPTVDRRCSYTFPYAVRYVQGVVDSEKVEFAAKSGTIKGNRVMTSETHFMDVHSVWVQGEFETGDVCCIYPEDNSARKMLQGLNFDPDMYIVLTKSSLLNTFFGDSIDTISSIRSKPSGWTMQLFYRAPWIMGPREFMHLPKIQPVLPSVTTSLPLGVPITLLELFTKYLCLSNTCTQFQMQVMSFYTNDKLHKSKLLEMSQDSVQGILEYYRYCKRERRSLFEVLYDFSSVSIPLDVLINIATPMYPRLYSIASSRECGLSRPLISLFPLPSIHRILFDHLVKYGKDIEAGFELIVAKTKYDTPSGRVADGLCSNYLANLRVGSSISYTLLRSQYSSLLDISRPVLFICTGTGISACKPYMEARAVKFTSMQQKTGVLSKVKDLAFLGFRRPNQDNLYADVSLVQGRCKVHYVFSRSTGKKYYVQDALLREAKDVCKVILSGVVMISGRSHPMPASVLDAFRAILMQEANFGQVAADKFIYCSLKEKKIIVDTWG, encoded by the coding sequence ATGAGGGTATCGATAATATATGCGACGGAGACAGGGGCTTCAGAGGTCGCCGCCTTTGAGACATACCTCTTTTTTTACAAACGGGGACTCTCGGTGGATGTTTATAATGCAAGTTCCATTTCACTATTGACACTCTTTTCCTATGACTACACGATATTCTTCATTCCAACAGCGGCATTTGGTGAGTTCCCTCGCGGTATCTCTCACGTTGTGGAGGCCATAATTGCGGTGAAACATGTGCCAATTTCTTACACAATCTTTGGACTAGGTGACAGCAGATATCCACTCTACAATTATGCAGCGAGGAAGTTTCAAACATTGCTCAACTCTGTTGGTGCCACTCTCTTTTTTCCAGTGGCTCTTGGAGATGATCAGCACCCGATGGGATACGATGGCGAACTTGTAGTATGGAGACAGGATTTGCTTTCGCATCTTGACCCTTCTGCTCCTACTGTGGACCGGAGATGTTCATACACTTTCCCATACGCTGTAAGGTATGTGCAAGGGGTAGTGGATTCTGAAAAGGTAGAGTTTGCGGCAAAATCTGGAACTATAAAAGGAAACAGGGTCATGACCTCGGAAACACACTTTATGGACGTTCATAGTGTATGGGTACAGGGGGAGTTTGAGACTGGAGATGTTTGTTGCATTTATCCAGAGGATAATAGCGCAAGAAAAATGCTACAAGGGCTAAACTTTGATCCAGACATGTACATAGTATTGACAAAGTCCTCTCTATTGAATACGTTTTTTGGCGACTCCATTGATACAATATCAAGTATAAGGAGCAAACCTAGTGGATGGACGATGCAGCTTTTCTATAGAGCACCTTGGATAATGGGACCACGTGAATTTATGCATCTACCAAAAATACAACCTGTGCTCCCATCAGTTACAACATCCCTCCCACTAGGAGTCCCAATTACTCTCTTGGAGCTCTTCACAAAGTATTTGTGTTTGTCAAATACTTGCACGCAATTTCAAATGCAGGTGATGTCGTTTTATACAAATGATAAGCTCCACAAGAGcaaacttttggaaatgtctCAGGATTCGGTACAGGGTATACTTGAATACTATCGATACTGTAAAAGGGAAAGAAGGAGCCTCTTTGAGGTTCTCTATGATTTCTCCTCTGTATCTATTCCATTGGATGTCTTAATAAATATCGCAACTCCAATGTATCCGAGGTTATACTCTATTGCATCTAGCAGGGAATGTGGTCTGTCTCGTCCACTCATCTCTTTATTTCCCCTCCCATCTATCCATAGAATCCTCTTTGACCACCTAGTCAAATATGGCAAAGATATAGAGGCAGGATTCGAACTAATCGTGGCCAAGACAAAGTATGATACGCCTTCTGGGAGGGTAGCAGATGGCTTATGCTCCAACTACTTAGCAAACCTGAGGGTAGGCAGCAGCATCAGCTACACCCTTTTGCGCTCCCAATACTCATCTCTTTTAGACATTTCAAGGCCAGTGCTATTTATATGCACAGGAACAGGGATATCGGCATGCAAACCATATATGGAGGCCAGAGCtgtaaaatttacaagCATGCAACAAAAAACTGGAGTACTCTCCAAGGTAAAAGATTTAGCATTCCTCGGATTTAGGAGGCCGAATCAGGACAATTTGTATGCCGATGTTTCATTGGTCCAAGGCAGATGCAAAGTTCATTATGTTTTTTCAAGAAGTACTGGTAAAAAGTACTATGTCCAAGACGCACTATTGCGAGAAGCAAAGGATGTCTGCAAGGTCATTCTATCAGGTGTCGTAATGATTAGCGGGAGATCGCATCCAATGCCCGCAAGCGTACTGGATGCATTCCGTGCAATTCTAATGCAAGAAGCGAATTTCGGCCAGGTAGCCGCAGACAAATTTATCTACTGCAGCCtcaaggaaaagaagattATAGTCGATACTTGGGGATAA
- a CDS encoding hypothetical protein (encoded by transcript BEWA_039730A), whose translation MYVVERGEVKVEVEHHDDPEPGVPQNDNQDMKIYGNVLTGETGELISYDEVDRHKMIYTIDISNTKIGSYASGCDDKDVKVDIHHISPFCVVYKYFTNVDHIYKFADGKSTPVGLPLTKNMELISVCFYPDEFGVPLLVQMSVRRNIWYIRNGQNSRWERVFDPRERPSNNRDDIRIRKLLERAFTPANILDASAFGEYRHLEIHPAFVVEISRVFTSTYYAFTHKKKEGGLFKVTELVYKGSALKGIPPSDDLKSVSLYFIGRTPLESALLLVEMISHNDKCTYFHRKNAAQTWSPAFPASLTEKLGETRITNQLDSLKEKRFNGIEKYFTHYIDVDPSEIRSDSFKSLLIGIFTGIAVALIFYELSAVLYSPRTSLIRGFARLVSRCIGRIFPSIVRSRKGYKKVSIE comes from the coding sequence ATGTACGTCGTAGAAAGAGGAGAAGTTAAAGTAGAAGTGGAGCATCACGATGATCCAGAACCTGGTGTTCCTCAAAATGATAATCAAGACATGAAGATATATGGCAACGTATTAACCGGGGAAACAGGCGAGCTTATATCATATGATGAGGTTGATAGACACAAGATGATTTACACCATAGACATCTCCAATACGAAGATCGGGAGTTATGCATCTGGTTGCgatgataaagatgttAAAGTGGATATACATCACATTTCCCCTTTCTGCGTTGTATACaagtattttacaaatgtaGATCATATTTACAAGTTTGCGGACGGGAAAAGTACTCCAGTTGGTCTCCCACTCACAAAGAATATGGAATTGATTTCTGTTTGCTTTTACCCAGACGAATTTGGAGTGCCCTTACTTGTGCAGATGTCCGTGAGACGCAACATTTGGTATATCAGAAATGGTCAGAATAGCCGTTGGGAAAGAGTATTTGATCCAAGAGAAAGGCCTTCTAATAACCGTGATGATATAAGGATTAGAAAACTTTTGGAACGCGCATTTACACCGGCCAACATATTAGATGCTTCAGCTTTCGGAGAGTATAGGCATTTGGAAATTCATCCGGCATTTGTGGTTGAAATTTCTAGGGTCTTTACTTCAACCTACTACGCATTTACGcataaaaagaaagaagGAGGCCTTTTCAAGGTTACTGAACTTGTGTATAAAGGGTCAGCATTAAAAGGGATCCCACCCTCTGATGACCTAAAGAGTGTATCTCTGTACTTTATTGGAAGAACACCCCTAGAGAGTGCTCTGCTTTTAGTTGAAATGATATCGCATAATGATAAATGCACTTACTTTCATAGGAAGAATGCTGCACAAACATGGAGTCCCGCTTTTCCAGCATCCTTAACCGAAAAACTGGGCGAGACTCGTATCACAAACCAACTTGATAGTTTAAAGGAGAAGCGCTTCAACGGAATAGAGAAATATTTCACACACTACATAGACGTCGATCCTAGTGAAATTAGAAGCGACTCATTTAAGTCTCTGCttattggaatatttacTGGTATAGCAGTTGCGCTTATTTTCTACGAACTCTCAGCTGTACTGTATAGTCCAAGGACGAGTTTAATCAGAGGCTTTGCTCGTCTTGTCTCAAGGTGCATAGGACGCATTTTCCCCTCAATTGTTCGTTCACGCAAGGGCTACAAGAAAGTCTCAATAGAATAA
- a CDS encoding hypothetical protein (encoded by transcript BEWA_039710A), with product MTTEDDNILQLLIGNKCGSAGTACSCPGGTSISEIEAKREDNIDNFTGFVALIHSPKAGLTFTLRRELDGNESLEDNQDIHGVTKVSVYYWTCDKGYTKPLLLEIIKNDIVERDYYYKSEDGEGDTNTHIWKRDTNPRGTALQAILDDRNCVVNNAVPFFIDEPEKGIDTTSDCAKKKRIEPVGGGLQLSGSDYRVTEYKITGLQTGISRVQYQKEKVSGIEIPSGNQVSQIRLYSSPVNDKIPLMININLKTEGYRWYYSTSANGQNWGEHGGIRLYNNSGQPTEALAKKLDCFACEYHNGVTIDLSHRTSKAQNNYCCSEHKDGKKVSVTPHEVRCQLHSNSSYITVYKHSIRESNFKLGSIKFYDNEQNKRRHVRSRNLKLPIEGQVEVYIFYCTDNNPVLVYVDATKSTKSQDNTGWYRKSKGGGYSKNWSKIPTGIGGITHSDLDRDLIDCTRRNKLVGVLKKLGCTTLSPCPKSSSPERSDADDGVQEEDIPLGESEGEDESYKVLDLVNEPLSEVEAEKDKKNEKEDPPSSRLDAAGPTKEQRGKDKDTPVAKSEPEDSLQSDGKFRKSAAPGEGLGSIPQPAVGKDGTKGDPVKKLLDGLLYLGLGVAGRALGPDTNNMFQEVFRVLSLSEHGKRSATGPDGKPAIHTTPDQGSGSAPHSEPNTGSSEQGTTQVETAPRLPDHQLGQETPESQTAGGNSHTLTSNAWGDSRSSIPASSLKSDPEPKGKTALYKSSSVNGNQDGVTIQLDRTYYEGLNSLQSIEISPYHDTPVKGYNAYEHTHYGGVFTINKIMNGKYKASFPQETMPIRDVERLIVYLSQCDHKSLLVYVGSNDKSGKGHKWYKNKGHDTWIDASSSLKKSPKQAYTDGSLRTTLKTIGQKLGISCGGKSKRLMINSESSNDLPETNELPNNYPGSFQQLTNHQSNVVPGALKYQTAKTAVSSPYEKLQETVGDVTPPVYVHNQGGCAGGDDNYEESSPEKKFGGNTDITNQKADHPTSVTNDGTPVSSPLSAPSIAEPTSSHSPQDDRTAHSEGIGGGTRGSHTAASLHGGETGERDPAPLEQKDDSITQGGVTPSVGLGGQVDRGPDGSGGGEAKSTGGQESNRAATHPQGHTAAAPTQAASQESSTRGPPADSLSSQTGNGADAQSPTREAGTTTLPTAPHSNEVNSLTPASGTTSQGEAAGTEKFVLTTPAVATSLWLTFGSSSATLTGAGGLTGFGWWAFKRSKGDPWVRQI from the coding sequence ATGACTACCGAAGATGACAACATATTACAGCTCCTGATAGGAAACAAATGTGGAAGTGCTGGAACTGCATGTAGTTGCCCAGGCGGTACTAGCATATCTGAGATAGAGGCAAAAAGGGAGGATAATATTGATAATTTCACTGGTTTCGTTGCTCTCATCCATTCCCCAAAGGCAGGACTGACATTTACTCTTAGGAGAGAATTAGATGGAAATGAGAGTCTTGAGGATAACCAGGACATTCACGGAGTAACCAAGGTCtctgtttactactggacttgTGACAAAGGATATACAAAACCACTCCTCTTGGAGATTATTAAGAATGACATTGTAGAAAGAGACTACTACTATAAATCTGAGGATGGTGAAGGGGATACTAATACACATATCTGGAAGCGAGATACCAACCCTCGTGGTACAGCGCTACAAGCTATCTTGGATGACAGAAACTGCGTTGTAAATAATGCGGTGCCCTTTTTCATTGATGAACCAGAGAAAGGTATAGATACCACTTCTGATTGTGcaaaaaagaaaaggatagAACCTGTTGGGGGAGGTCTTCAGCTTTCCGGCAGTGACTACAGGGTCACAGAGTACAAGATAACGGGTTTACAAACAGGAATTTCTAGAGTACAATAtcaaaaggaaaaggtaAGTGGTATAGAGATTCCTTCTGGTAACCAGGTTTCTCAAATACGACTGTATTCGTCACCAGTAAACGATAAAATACCTCTTATGATTAACATTAACCTAAAGACTGAAGGTTATAGATGGTATTACAGTACCAGTGCTAATGGTCAGAATTGGGGAGAACATGGTGGCATTAGATTATACAACAATAGTGGTCAGCCCACTGAGGCGCTTGCAAAAAAACTGGACTGTTTTGCCTGTGAATATCATAATGGAGTCACTATCGATCTCTCACACAGAACTTCCAAGGCTCAGAATAACTATTGTTGTAGTGAGCataaagatggaaagaaAGTCTCTGTTACTCCACATGAAGTTCGTTGTCAGTTACATTCTAACTCAAGCTACATTACGGTCTACAAACACTCAATTAGAGAGTCTAACTTTAAACTAGGTAGTATTAAATTCTACGATAATGAACAGAATAAAAGGAGACACGTAAGATCTAGAAACTTAAAGTTACCTATAGAAGGACAGGTAGAGGTCTATATCTTTTATTGCACTGACAACAACCCAGTACTCGTATACGTTGATGCAACAAAAAGTACAAAATCTCAGGATAATACAGGATGGTATAGGAAGAGTAAAGGTGGTGGTTATTCAAAAAACTGGAGTAAGATCCCTACTGGTATCGGGGGTATAACGCATAGCGACCTGGATAGAGATCTTATCGACTGCACAAGGAGAAATAAACTTGTGGGAGTGCTAAAAAAACTTGGCTGTACTACATTATCTCCATGTCCCAAATCATCTTCACCAGAGCGTTCTGATGCTGATGATGGAGTACAAGAAGAGGACATTCCCTTGGGAGAATCTGAGGGAGAAGACGAGTCATATAAAGTACTAGATCTTGTTAATGAGCCTCTTTCTGAAGTTGAAGctgaaaaggataaaaagaatgagaaaGAAGATCCACCATCATCTCGACTAGATGCTGCAGGACCTACTAAAGAACAACGTGGTAAAGATAAAGACACCCCAGTAGCCAAATCTGAACCTGAAGATTCTCTCCAATCTGATGGTAAATTTAGGAAATCCGCTGCTCCTGGAGAAGGATTAGGCTCTATTCCTCAACCTGCTGttggtaaagatggaaCTAAGGGAGACCCTGTTAAAAAACTTCTCGATGGTTTACTATATCTTGGACTAGGTGTAGCTGGTAGAGCTCTTGGACCGGATACAAATAATATGTTTCAAGAAGTTTTTCGTGTTTTATCTCTTAGTGAACATGGTAAAAGATCTGCTACTGGACCTGACGGTAAACCTGCTATTCATACTACTCCTGATCAAGGATCTGGATCTGCTCCTCATTCTGAACCTAATACTGGCTCATCTGAACAAGGCACTACTCAAGTTGAAACTGCCCCTAGGCTTCCTGATCATCAACTTGGTCAAGAGACTCCTGAATCTCAAACTGCTGGTGGAAACTCTCATACTCTTACTTCTAATGCATGGGGAGATTCCAGGAGTTCTATTCCAGCCTCATCTCTAAAAAGCGATCCTGAACCTAAAGGAAAAACTGCTCTTTATAAATCTTCCTCCGTTAATGGTAATCAAGATGGAGTAACCATTCAGCTTGATAGAACTTATTATGAGGGTCTTAATAGTCTGCAATCAATAGAGATTTCTCCTTACCACGATACTCCTGTGAAAGGATATAATGCTTACGAGCATACTCATTATGGAGGGGTCTTCACTATAAACAAGATTATGAACGGGAAATATAAGGCGAGTTTTCCACAAGAGACTATGCCGATACGGGATGTAGAAAGATTAATCGTTTATCTTTCTCAGTGTGATCATAAATCTCTCCTGGTCTATGTGGGCAGTAATGATAAAAGTGGAAAAGGTCATAAgtggtacaagaataaaggGCATGATACATGGATAGATGCATCTAGCAGTTTAaaaaaatctccaaaacaAGCATACACTGATGGAAGTCTTAGGACTACTCTAAAGACCATAGGGCAGAAGTTAGGAATTTCCTGCGGAGGGAAATCAAAGAGGCTGATGATTAATAGTGAGAGTAGCAATGATCTTCCAGAAACGAACGAATTACCAAATAACTACCCTGGAAGTTTTCAACAACTTACTAATCACCAATCTAATGTTGTTCCTGGAGCATTAAAATACCAAACTGCTAAAACTGCTGTCTCTTCACCTTATGAAAAATTACAAGAGACTGTTGGTGATGTTACACCTCCTGTATATGTTCATAATCAAGGTGGATGTGCAGGTGGTGACGATAATTATGAAGAATCCAGTCCAGAAAAGAAATTTGGTGGAAATACTGATATTACTAATCAAAAGGCTGATCATCCTACTTCTGTTACTAATGATGGAACTCCTGTCTCTTCTCCTCTTTCTGCTCCTTCTATTGCTGAACCTACTAGTTCTCATTCTCCTCAAGATGATAGAACTGCTCATTCTGAAGGTATTGGAGGAGGAACTCGCGGTTCTCATACTGCCGCTAGTCTACATGGTGGTGAAACTGGTGAAAGAGACCCTGCTCCTCTTGAACAAAAGGATGACAGTATTACTCAAGGTGGAGTTACTCCTTCTGTAGGTCTTGGAGGACAGGTTGATAGAGGACCTGATGGTAGTGGTGGAGGTGAAGCTAAATCTACTGGTGGTCAAGAATCTAACCGAGCTGCTACTCATCCTCAAGGCCATACTGCTGCTGCTCCTACTCAAGCTGCTTCTCAAGAATCTTCTACTCGAGGCCCTCCTGCTGACAGTCTATCTAGTCAAACTGGTAATGGAGCTGATGCTCAAAGTCCAACTAGAGAAGCTGGAACTACTACTCTTCCTACTGCTCCTCATTCTAATGAAGTAAATTCTCTTACTCCTGCTTCTGGTACTACTTCTCAAGGTGAAGCTGCTGGAACTGAAAAATTTGTTCTCACTACTCCTGCTGTTGCTACTAGTCTATGGTTAACCTTTGGATCATCATCTGCCACCCTTACtggagctggtggtcttactggatttggttggtgggcatttaaacgttctaagggagatccttgggttagacagatttaa
- a CDS encoding hypothetical protein (encoded by transcript BEWA_039700A), translated as MFQVTEVQPLIVDVLDLLDEIPQSAMSKILEDTTSSQHFYKIATANIKRKIWAASAERLFEIIEPIISKSLFLLQLGILDRDTQEHPYTVEHLREYNILISQIVNIIGDPQGSSSRRIYQLIVHLLKLLFIKSTLGTRHDLYFKKQEHNDEAEVGGYSLDMAYAQVGLCSRHDSNADTFASTEHTESAKHDVTYNPCQGQYLLSTIRYSIATKYQEHYRVDNAQMLLIEPKFLLLQLIHATHNAADNKLPSELIKPLLTKIKDGKGIGVKDDADLFDISFVLSNPLLCDKIVAYFINCLLNMNMMFLAFKNDMNDWMSILSLGLSSSYIGVIMFILNAKESGKDGEYITFLNPYITVKKPVSLKKILSYIFPEKAGSSDVLPPFFHNFVSSLKGETVSDSELSAAFHKIRDVCIDDVQSFLENAETAFHSLLVLYLPKMDTLILNNYKSNFMKFLESVQSNIEDSQVKDKRFDSEFLLAPFYGKKYKSIEYINKLSSVLDKHLSTLERSSSKRLCSGIGNLNVSLLLMVMKRFSFLGVNIMGALCSTCNITAALLKMEIVELFNVVLNGKKIVSGEERSGSLYKLRNTFEKACARQFGILKVPMDYTFLKLLRTCLLKGNVTHELLKYVEGISNLGLPSSFLLLYYYKIYELDKHGKMVIDRLYRSVVFRVYSFIRVDW; from the exons ATGTTCCAAGTCACTGAGGTCCAACCTCTTATAGTAGATGTATTGGATTTATTGGATGAGATCCCGCAGTCTGCAATgtccaaaattttggaggATACAACTTCTTCTCAGCATTTTTACAAG ATTGCTActgcaaatataaaacGTAAAATATGGGCTGCATCTGCTGAACGACTCTTTGAGATAATTGAGCCTATAATTAGCAAATCTTTATTCCTACTTCAGCTAGGG ATACTAGACAGAGATACACAAGAACATCCCTATACAGTTGAACATTtgag GGAgtacaacattttaatatcgcaaattgtaaatattaTTGGGGATCCACAAGGATCGTCTAGTAGAAGGATTTATCAGCTTATTGTTCATCTCCTGAAGcttttatttataaaaagCACACTTGGCACCAGACACGATTTGTATTTCAAAAAACAAGAACATAACGATGAAGCTGAAGTTGGTGGATACTCTCTGGATATGGCATACGCACAAGTTGGATTATGTAGCAGACATGATAGTAATGCTGATACTTTTGCGTCTACAGAACATACCGAATCAGCAAAACATGATGTTACATATAATCCTTGTCAAGGTCAATATCTACTAAGCACAATCAGATATTCCATCGCTACAAAATATCAGGAACACTATCGTGTAGACAACGCACAAATGCTTCTTATTGAACCAAAGTTTCTGCTCTTACAGCTGATTCACGCTACACATAATGCTGCCGACAACAAGCTTCCAAGTGAACTCATAAAGCCTCTATTGACAAAgataaaggatggaaaaggaataGGTGTAAAG GATGATGCTGATCTCTTTGACATATCATTCGTCTTATCAAACCCATTACTTTGTGACAAGATTGTTGCATATTTTATCAACTGCCTATTAAACATGAACATGATGTTCCTTGCCTTTAAAAACGATATGAATGACTGGATGTCGATACTATCACTTG GTCTCTCTTCTAGCTATATAGGAGTTATAATGTTTATATTGAATGCTAAGGAGAGTGGcaaagatggagaatatATAACATTTTTGAATCCATATATTACAGTAAAGAAGCCCGTATCTCTaaagaaaattttatcCTACATTTTTCCGGAAAAGGCAGGTTCCTCTGATGTACTTCCTCCCTTTTTTCATAACTTTGTATCATCATTAAAGGGTGAAACTGTGAGTGATTCAGAGTTATCCGCCGCATTCCACAAGATTAGGGATGTATGCATTGATGATGTACAAAGCTTTTTGGAAAACGCGGAAACTGCATTTCACAGCTTACTTGTATTATATTTGCCAAAAATGGATACGCTAATATTGAACAACTACAAGAGTAATTTTATGAAGTTTTTGGAAAGTGTACAATCGAATATAGAGGATAGTCAGGTGAAGGATAAAAGGTTTGATTCAGAATTTTTGCTCGCACCATTCTATGGGAAAAAGTATAAATCTATTGAATACATAAACAAGCTTTCGTCTGTTTTGGATAAACATTTGTCCACCCTGGAGAGAAGTTCATCAAAGAGACTTTGCTCTGGAATTGGGAATTTAAATGTCTCACTTTTACTCATGGtaatgaaaaggttttCGTTTCTTGGTGTAAACATAATGGGAGCGTTATGCTCCACTTGTAATATTACTGCAGCGcttttaaaaatg GAAATAGTTGAACTGTTTAACGTGGTATTAAATGGCAAGAAAATTGTGTCGGGGGAAGAGAGAAGTGGTTCATTATACAAACTGAGAAATACATTTGAAAAAGCTTGTGCACGACAATTTGGTATACTCAAGGTTCCAATGGACTATACATTTCTAAAACTCTTGAGAACTTGTCTGTTAAAGGGAAATGTGACTCACGAGCTCCTAAAGTACGTGGAAGGAATATCGAACCTAGGTCTACCGTCTTCATTTCTTCTCTTGTACTACTACAAG ATTTATGAACTGGATAAGCATGGGAAAATGGTCATTGATCGGCTCTACAGGTCAGTTGTTTTCCGTGTCTATTCATTCATCCGGGTGGATTGGTGA
- a CDS encoding conserved hypothetical protein (encoded by transcript BEWA_039720A), whose protein sequence is MDSQTRSGWSQEFTCTSERLENPPDESRNEPEVELKVPSGLHCGPAGRRTLIKWLEDNYKLRRGMHNTNPGVLACRLWQESQGFSDQVSRAIVGLLKLQGIPANVTYQTVFENYLAKQLSTLIKRGPHSQDKSIDCVDGSSCSVDSLSDCELVVREDEWNEKNEWRKYLIQM, encoded by the exons ATGGATTCCCAAACTCGCAGCGGTTGGAGCCAGGAATTCACTTGTACATCTGAAAGATTGGAAAATCCTCCAGATGAGTCTAGAAATGAGCCGGAAGTTGAGCTAAAGGTGCCCTCGGGACTCCACTGCGGTCCCGCAGGCAGAAGGACGCTTATCAAGTGGCTTGAAG ACAACTACAAATTGAGGAGGGGAATGCATAATACGAATCCTGGCGTTCTAGCCTGCAGGCTATGGCAAGAGTCCCAAGGCTTCTCTGACCAG GTCTCAAGGGCAATCGTTGGACTGCTAAAGCTTCAGGGAATACCTGCAAATGTTACGTATCAGACGGTTTTTGAGAATTACCTTGCAAAGCAACTCTCAACGCTGATAAAGAGGGGACCGCATTCACAAGACAA GAGTATAGACTGTGTTGATggttcatcttgttctgtggatagtctctctgactgtgagctagttgtgagggaggatgaatggaatgaaaaAAACGaatggaggaagtactTGATCCAGATGTAG